In Gossypium arboreum isolate Shixiya-1 chromosome 5, ASM2569848v2, whole genome shotgun sequence, a single genomic region encodes these proteins:
- the LOC108489455 gene encoding asparagine synthetase [glutamine-hydrolyzing]-like isoform X2, with protein MCGILAVLGCSDDSQTKRARVLELSRRLKHRGPDWSGLYQHGDCYLAHQRLAVVDPNSGDQPLFNEDKSVAVTVNGEIYNHEQLRKKLVNHKFSSGSDCDVIAHLYEEYGEDFVDMLDGIFSFVLLDARDNSFIVARDAIGITSLYIGWGLDGSIWVSSELKGLNDACEQFESFPPGHMYTSKSRGLRRWYNPPWFSDSIPSVPFDPFVLRHALENAVIKRLMTDFPFGVLLSGGLDSSLITSITARYLAATKAAKHGGKLHSFCIGLEGSPDLKAAREVADYLGTVHHEFHFTVQDGIDAIEDVIYHIETYDVTTIRASTPMFLMARKIKSLGVKMLISGEGADEVFGGYLYFHKAPNKEEFHRETCRKIKALHQYDCLRANKATSAWGLEVRVPFLDKEFLNVAMSIDPKSKMIKKDEGRIEKWVLRKAFDDEECPYLPKHILYRQKEQFSDGVGYSWIDGLKAHAADRE; from the exons ATGTGTGGGATTTTAGCAGTTTTGGGTTGCTCTGATGATTCTCAGACTAAAAGGGCTCGAGTGCTGGAGCTTTCCCGCAG ATTGAAGCACCGTGGTCCTGATTGGAGTGGACTCTACCAACACGGAGACTGCTATTTGGCCCATCAACGCCTTGCCGTCGTTGATCCTAATTCAGGTGACCAACCTCTCTTTAATGAAGACAAGAGTGTTGCTGTCACT GTGAATGGGGAGATTTACAACCACGAACAACTGAGGAAGAAGTTGGTAAACCACAAATTCAGTTCTGGCAGTGATTGTGATGTTATTGCCCATCTG TATGAGGAGTATGGGGAAGACTTTGTGGACATGTTGGATGGAATCTTCTCATTTGTGTTGCTAGATGCCCGTGACAATAGCTTCATTGTTGCTCGTGATGCTATTGGGATCACCTCCCTCTATATCGGCTGGGGCCTTGATG GTTCGATTTGGGTATCATCAGAGTTGAAAGGATTGAATGATGCTTGTGAACAGTTTGAGAGCTTTCCGCCTGGACACATGTACACTAGCAAATCAAGAGGACTCAGGAGGTGGTACAATCCACCCTGGTTCTCTGACTCTATTCCATCGGTTCCATTTGATCCGTTTGTTCTCAGACATGCACTTGAGAAT GCTGTGATCAAAAGGCTAATGACTGATTTCCCTTTTGGAGTTTTGCTATCCGGAGGCCTTGATTCTTCATTGATTACTTCTATAACGGCTCGGTACTTGGCTGCTACCAAGGCTGCCAAACACGGGGGAAAGCTCCATTCTTTCTGTATCGGCCTAGAG GGTTCACCCGATTTGAAAGCTGCAAGGGAGGTTGCAGATTATTTGGGCACTGTCCATCATGAGTTTCACTTCACCGTTCAA GATGGAATTGATGCGATTGAAGATGTTATCTACCACATTGAAACCTATGATGTGACCACAATCAGGGCAAGCACTCCTATGTTTTTGATGGCACGGAAGATCAAATCACTAGGAGTGAAGATGCTTATTTCTGGTGAAGGAGCCGATGAGGTTTTTGGTGGATATTTGTATTTCCACAAGGCACCAAATAAGGAAGAATTCCACCGTGAAACTTGCCGCAAG ATCAAAGCACTTCATCAGTATGATTGCCTGAGAGCTAACAAAGCAACATCAGCTTGGGGATTGGAGGTTCGAGTACCTTTCTTAGACAAAGAATTTCTCAACGTTGCCATGTCTATAGACCCCAAATCAAAGATG ATCAAAAAGGATGAAGGACGCATTGAGAAGTGGGTTCTTAGAAAGGCATTTGATGATGAGGAGTGTCCATATCTGCCTAAG CATATCTTGTATCGACAGAAAGAACAATTTAGTGATGGCGTTGGTTATAGTTGGATCGATGGTCTTAAGGCGCATGCTGCGGATC GTGAGTGA
- the LOC108489455 gene encoding asparagine synthetase [glutamine-hydrolyzing] 1-like isoform X1: protein MCGILAVLGCSDDSQTKRARVLELSRRLKHRGPDWSGLYQHGDCYLAHQRLAVVDPNSGDQPLFNEDKSVAVTVNGEIYNHEQLRKKLVNHKFSSGSDCDVIAHLYEEYGEDFVDMLDGIFSFVLLDARDNSFIVARDAIGITSLYIGWGLDGSIWVSSELKGLNDACEQFESFPPGHMYTSKSRGLRRWYNPPWFSDSIPSVPFDPFVLRHALENAVIKRLMTDFPFGVLLSGGLDSSLITSITARYLAATKAAKHGGKLHSFCIGLEGSPDLKAAREVADYLGTVHHEFHFTVQDGIDAIEDVIYHIETYDVTTIRASTPMFLMARKIKSLGVKMLISGEGADEVFGGYLYFHKAPNKEEFHRETCRKIKALHQYDCLRANKATSAWGLEVRVPFLDKEFLNVAMSIDPKSKMIKKDEGRIEKWVLRKAFDDEECPYLPKHILYRQKEQFSDGVGYSWIDGLKAHAADRVSDKMMVNASCIFPHNTPKTKEAYYYRMIFERFFPQNSARLTVPGGASVACSTAKAVEWDVAWKNNLDPSGRAALGVHLSAYAMCKSPVL from the exons ATGTGTGGGATTTTAGCAGTTTTGGGTTGCTCTGATGATTCTCAGACTAAAAGGGCTCGAGTGCTGGAGCTTTCCCGCAG ATTGAAGCACCGTGGTCCTGATTGGAGTGGACTCTACCAACACGGAGACTGCTATTTGGCCCATCAACGCCTTGCCGTCGTTGATCCTAATTCAGGTGACCAACCTCTCTTTAATGAAGACAAGAGTGTTGCTGTCACT GTGAATGGGGAGATTTACAACCACGAACAACTGAGGAAGAAGTTGGTAAACCACAAATTCAGTTCTGGCAGTGATTGTGATGTTATTGCCCATCTG TATGAGGAGTATGGGGAAGACTTTGTGGACATGTTGGATGGAATCTTCTCATTTGTGTTGCTAGATGCCCGTGACAATAGCTTCATTGTTGCTCGTGATGCTATTGGGATCACCTCCCTCTATATCGGCTGGGGCCTTGATG GTTCGATTTGGGTATCATCAGAGTTGAAAGGATTGAATGATGCTTGTGAACAGTTTGAGAGCTTTCCGCCTGGACACATGTACACTAGCAAATCAAGAGGACTCAGGAGGTGGTACAATCCACCCTGGTTCTCTGACTCTATTCCATCGGTTCCATTTGATCCGTTTGTTCTCAGACATGCACTTGAGAAT GCTGTGATCAAAAGGCTAATGACTGATTTCCCTTTTGGAGTTTTGCTATCCGGAGGCCTTGATTCTTCATTGATTACTTCTATAACGGCTCGGTACTTGGCTGCTACCAAGGCTGCCAAACACGGGGGAAAGCTCCATTCTTTCTGTATCGGCCTAGAG GGTTCACCCGATTTGAAAGCTGCAAGGGAGGTTGCAGATTATTTGGGCACTGTCCATCATGAGTTTCACTTCACCGTTCAA GATGGAATTGATGCGATTGAAGATGTTATCTACCACATTGAAACCTATGATGTGACCACAATCAGGGCAAGCACTCCTATGTTTTTGATGGCACGGAAGATCAAATCACTAGGAGTGAAGATGCTTATTTCTGGTGAAGGAGCCGATGAGGTTTTTGGTGGATATTTGTATTTCCACAAGGCACCAAATAAGGAAGAATTCCACCGTGAAACTTGCCGCAAG ATCAAAGCACTTCATCAGTATGATTGCCTGAGAGCTAACAAAGCAACATCAGCTTGGGGATTGGAGGTTCGAGTACCTTTCTTAGACAAAGAATTTCTCAACGTTGCCATGTCTATAGACCCCAAATCAAAGATG ATCAAAAAGGATGAAGGACGCATTGAGAAGTGGGTTCTTAGAAAGGCATTTGATGATGAGGAGTGTCCATATCTGCCTAAG CATATCTTGTATCGACAGAAAGAACAATTTAGTGATGGCGTTGGTTATAGTTGGATCGATGGTCTTAAGGCGCATGCTGCGGATCGT GTGAGTGATAAGATGATGGTTAATGCTTCTTGTATCTTTCCTCACAACACCCCGAAGACAAAAGAAGCATATTACTACAGGATGATTTTCGAGAGATTCTTCCCTCAG AACTCGGCTAGATTGACAGTCCCTGGAGGAGCTAGCGTGGCATGCAGCACTGCTAAAGCTGTTGAGTGGGATGTTGCCTGGAAGAACAACCTTGATCCTTCAGGGAGGGCTGCCCTGGGAGTCCATCTCTCAGCTTACGCAATGTGCAAATCTCCTGTCCTTTAG
- the LOC108489456 gene encoding chlorophyll a-b binding protein 6, chloroplastic-like, giving the protein MAANTLMSCGIATTFPSLLSSSKSKFSGAAVSLPSAVGTNVGHRVSMSADWMPGQPRPPYLDGSAPGDFGFDPLRLGEVPENLERYKESELIHCRWAMLAVPGILVPEALGLGNWVKAQEWAAIPGGQATYLGNPVPWGTLPTILVIEFLSIAFVEHQRSMEKDTEKKKYPGGAFDPLGFSKDPKKFEEYKVKEIKNGRLALLAFVGFCVQQSAYPGTGPLENLATHLADPWHNNIGDVIIPRSLYP; this is encoded by the exons ATGGCCGCCAACACACTAATGAGCTGTGGCATAGCCACCACATTTCCTTCACTTCTTTCCTCATCAAAGTCCAAGTTCAGTGGCGCCGCCGTATCGTTGCCTAGTGCTGTTGGTACCAATGTTGGCCACCGTGTTAGCATGTCAGCTGATTGGATGCCTGGTCAACCTAGACCACCTTACCTTGATGGCTCAGCACCAGG tGACTTTGGGTTTGACCCACTAAGACTTGGTGAGGTCCCTGAGAACCTTGAGAGGTACAAAGAATCTGAGTTGATTCACTGCAGATGGGCTATGCTTGCTGTT CCAGGTATATTGGTACCAGAGGCCTTAGGGTTAGGAAACTGGGTAAAAGCTCAAGAATGGGCAGCAATTCCAGGTGGCCAAGCCACTTACTTAGGGAACCCAGTCCCATGGGGTACCCTTCCCACCATCTTGGTCATTGAATTCCTATCCATCGCCTTCGTTGAGCACCAACGAAGCATGGAGAAGGACACCGAGAAGAAGAAGTACCCCGGCGGCGCTTTCGACCCCTTGGGATTCTCCAAGGACCCCAAAAAGTTCGAAGAATACAAGGTCAAAGAGATCAAGAACG GCCGTCTAGCATTGTTGGCATTTGTGGGATTCTGTGTTCAACAATCAGCTTACCCAGGCACTGGACCATTGGAGAATTTGGCTACACATTTGGCTGATCCATGGCACAACAACATTGGAGATGTTATCATTCCTAGATCACTTTACCCTTAG